Genomic segment of Scomber scombrus chromosome 18, fScoSco1.1, whole genome shotgun sequence:
TGACAAACCTGTGGCGCTGTCGTGGATGCAGGTGTAACTTGAAGACGCCATGGTGATGCTCAGACGATCACACGTAGGAGACCGGAGGACATGATCGGCGCAAATATCGAGCAGCAGCTGAATTCACATTAATAAACCGTGTGTAACTCCATCATAGATTAAGGATGCTCGGTGTCGCAGTGTTTGGATGGCAGAGAGGTAAACATCGCAGCTTCCTGAAAAAAACACGTGACTCCACCATGTGACAGATGGCTATGCAGACGCTGAGAAAGCATGAATGGCTATTTGAGGTGCACTTATGAGGAAATAGTGGATTAATCAGGGGCATACATTTCATCACATGTTAGAAATGTAATGTGGTAATgactcacactcacatgcatgcaactatttttatttcagtacaGTTTTATtcaagataaacacacaaatcaacaGTGACATGAATAATATAGAGCacaataaacattatttacattatgagCAGGTGTTcttttaaagggatagttcCACATTTTGGGAGATTGTTAAGAACATTGACACCACTTTGATGTGTCAACAGTTAATAATGAAGATAAAGCCAGCAGCCAATTAGGTTAATAGGGTTTTAAAGGTGTTAGTAGGTGTTTCTGTTGCCTTCAGACGGAGGCAAGCAACCCATTTCCCTGTTTCCTGCTGActctagcttcatatttatcacACAGAGATGCAGGGTGATATCAATCCTCTCAACTCACATCATACTTTGGGGAAAATGAATGGatgtatttcctaaaatgtcgaaatattcctttaagattgaatataatatatatattaattgttCCGATTCATTTTCTACAAATCCTACACTGTGTTTCAAATCCTTCTTAATTGTGAAGCGTGTCTTTATTTCTTAGTttcttgattttaaaataataaaacttcaAATTTCTTGAGGCTAGAAATACTGGAGACAGCTTATAAAATACTGTACCTACCATGTGTATGATTCTTAATGTAGAAAGCAAACTCTCCCATATTACCAATACCTccctactcacacacacacacacacaccacatatgtgcatgtaaaaatattacaagtactatcaaataaaaacagtcttGTCCGCGATGGTAGCTAAATATGAATCTATTTTACTGAGATGACACATGAAGATGGAGTTGAACTGGaatgaaaactaaaacaaatttaaataaatataatgtggaccctctgtgtaaaataataatattttgcaGCATAAAAAGAAGTGCTGTGACAATACTTTTTATTGACAAAACTGGGGGTTGCTTAGTTTCACTTTCATCCTATGTAGCCATGACTAACtcaagattttttaaattttgagttaatatgttaattttttgattaatcgattaatcactGGGTCTATAAAAGTGGCCATCACAATTTCCAAGAGCCCAGAGGGACATCTTGAGAAATGAAGTCAAATATTAGTgagaaaatcacatttaagaagctgtgAACCAGGAAATGTTTGCCTCATGAATGACTTTGAATAGTTGATTAATGTTTCTCTTAATCAACTATCATTTCAGCCCTACAAACTTATTAAGAATACATCTCATCCAGTGTGGTGTGTGATTaagttatttaattaaaatacagtgAACAGATGGGCTTGAAAAACTCTGAATTACTGTGATATGAAGCCACAAATCTCAAGTAAATGTAAGTGGTGTCAATGTTAGAAAAGTTGTGTCACTTCATGAGGTATAACAGGAGTGAGATGATCCACACAGACTTGGAACACTGAACCATTTAGCTGCATCTTTTCTGGCTCAGGACGTTTGGTTCATCCATTCTTCCATAAAGTCACCACAGGGATGAACACATCTCCACATTTCAAGAACAAAGAgccagagttaaaaaaaaagaagaagaaactggaCCATAATGATTTGATCCTGTATTGATTAATAGAACCGCCCGCTCCCTCCAGTCTTCCTTATCTGCCATCCAGAGCCTTGTCCCTGGCTATGACCGACTCGTTAAACTTGATCATCAGCGTGGTGCCTTTGTGCCAGTGGGCGGTGACCTTAGCGGGGAAGCCACTGTGTGTGAGGATGGCCTCCACGATGCCCGCGGTGAAAGCGGCGCAGTTTAAGCTGCTGTTCTCTTTGGGCACAGAGATGTACGCGTTGATGAGAGGCTCTTTTTCTATGATGTAGTAAGTCTTATCGTCGTCGTTGGCCTGCTCCAGTTTGTCAGCCTCCTTCCCAAATAAAGACTTCCACACATTCAcctaaaaggaaaaataattgGAAGTTttaagaaacagaagaaaaataagtagaaagttggcagtgtttcaCAATCCCGTACCTTGATGAAAAGCAGCATGTTCAGCACTTTGGTCTCCCTCTTCCcgtttttctctctcagcacCAGCACGTCCAGCATGCTGGCTCCCACGCTCTGGCCCATGTCAGCCAGGCGCGTCTGCAGCTCAGACACGGAGTACACGCGGCT
This window contains:
- the LOC133999542 gene encoding trafficking protein particle complex subunit 5-like, with protein sequence MDTRFTRGKSNILERPLTRPKTEVSVSAFALLFSEMVQYCQSRVYSVSELQTRLADMGQSVGASMLDVLVLREKNGKRETKVLNMLLFIKVNVWKSLFGKEADKLEQANDDDKTYYIIEKEPLINAYISVPKENSSLNCAAFTAGIVEAILTHSGFPAKVTAHWHKGTTLMIKFNESVIARDKALDGR